In Elephas maximus indicus isolate mEleMax1 chromosome 7, mEleMax1 primary haplotype, whole genome shotgun sequence, the following proteins share a genomic window:
- the LOC126080124 gene encoding oligosaccharyltransferase complex subunit OSTC-like: METLYRVPFLVLECPNLKLKKPPWVHMPSAIKVYALVVVSYFLITGRIIYDVIVEPPSVGSMTDEHGHQRPVAFLAYRVNGQYIMEGFPSSFLFTMGSLGFITLDQSNVPNIPKLDRFLLLFIGFVYVLLSFSMARVFIRMKLLGYLMGYSTL; encoded by the coding sequence ATGGAGACTTTGTACCGAGTCCCGTTCTTAGTGCTGGAATGCCCCAACCTGAAGCTGAAGAAGCCGCCCTGGGTGCACATGCCATCGGCCATAAAGGTGTATGCTCTGGTGGTAGTATCTTACTTCCTCATCACCGGAAGAATAATTTACGATGTTATTGTGGAACCTCCAAGCGTTGGCTCTATGACTGATGAACATGGGCATCAGAGGCCAGTAGCTTTCTTGGCCTACAGAGTAAATGGACAATACATTATGGAAGGATTCCCATCCAGCTTCCTGTTTACAATGGGAAGTTTAGGTTTCATAACCCTGGACCAATCCAATGTACCAAACATTCCAAAACTCGATAGATTTCTTCTTCTATTCATTGGATTCGTCTATGTCCTATTGAGTTTTTCTATGGCTAGAGTATTCATAAGAATGAAACTGCTGGGCTATCTGATGGGTTACAGTACCCTTTGA